From Pseudomonas sp. FP2335, the proteins below share one genomic window:
- a CDS encoding bifunctional aminoglycoside phosphotransferase/ATP-binding protein — protein sequence MSQSLIAALQNPALYPHPVEEFQVIETHISWVILTGPYAYKLKKPMNFGFLDFTALDDRGHFCREELRLNERLTKDLYLEVLPITGTAEAPQLGGEGPVIEYALKMRQFPQSQLLSTLQANGELTSAHIDEMAKQIAQFHLTAPKVAQDHPAGTPDEVMAPVRQNFDQIRPFLSDKADLIQLDALQAWAESSFERLKPLFIQRKQDGFTRECHGDIHLGNATLIDGQVVIFDCIEFNEPFRFTDVYADTGFLAMDLEDRGLKSLARRFISQYLELTGDYQGLEVLNFYKAYRALVRAKIALFSMPGDASPVQRASSLRQYRNYANLAESYSTIPSRFLAITHGVSAVGKSQVAMRLVEALGAVRLRSDVERKRLFGEQQVENTPKAGIYAADASAATYARLNEIADIVLRAGFPVVLDATFLKRTQRDAAAKVAEATGAPFLILDCNAPQAVIESWLAQRQADKNDPSDATLAIIEEQQANREPLSAEELLLSKRVETNESGTLDALVAHIRQRLPGL from the coding sequence GTGAGCCAGTCCCTGATCGCAGCCCTGCAAAACCCGGCTTTGTACCCTCATCCGGTTGAAGAATTCCAAGTGATCGAGACCCACATTTCCTGGGTCATACTCACTGGGCCCTACGCTTATAAACTGAAGAAACCGATGAACTTCGGCTTTCTGGACTTCACGGCCCTGGATGATCGCGGCCATTTCTGCCGGGAAGAGCTGCGCCTCAACGAGCGCCTGACCAAGGATTTGTATCTTGAGGTGCTGCCGATCACTGGCACCGCCGAAGCCCCACAACTGGGCGGTGAAGGCCCGGTCATCGAGTACGCGCTGAAAATGCGCCAGTTCCCGCAAAGCCAACTGCTCAGCACCTTGCAAGCCAACGGCGAACTGACCAGCGCGCACATCGATGAGATGGCCAAACAGATCGCACAGTTCCACCTGACGGCACCGAAAGTTGCGCAAGACCACCCGGCCGGCACTCCGGACGAGGTGATGGCACCAGTGCGCCAGAACTTCGACCAGATCCGTCCCTTCCTCAGCGACAAGGCCGACCTGATTCAACTCGACGCGTTGCAAGCCTGGGCCGAAAGCAGCTTCGAACGCCTCAAGCCACTGTTCATCCAGCGCAAGCAGGACGGCTTCACCCGTGAATGCCACGGCGACATCCACCTGGGCAACGCCACCTTGATCGACGGCCAGGTGGTGATCTTCGACTGCATCGAGTTCAACGAGCCGTTCCGTTTCACCGACGTGTACGCGGATACCGGTTTCCTCGCGATGGACCTGGAAGACCGTGGCCTCAAATCCCTGGCACGGCGTTTTATCAGCCAATACCTGGAACTGACCGGCGACTACCAGGGCCTCGAAGTGCTGAACTTCTATAAAGCCTACCGTGCCCTGGTACGCGCCAAGATCGCGCTGTTCAGCATGCCGGGCGACGCCAGCCCGGTGCAACGCGCCAGCAGCCTGCGCCAGTACCGCAACTACGCCAACCTGGCAGAAAGCTACAGCACCATTCCTTCGCGGTTCCTGGCAATTACCCACGGCGTTTCCGCGGTGGGCAAAAGCCAGGTGGCCATGCGCCTGGTAGAGGCACTGGGTGCCGTGCGCCTGCGCTCGGATGTGGAACGCAAACGCCTGTTCGGCGAGCAGCAGGTCGAGAACACACCCAAGGCCGGTATCTACGCAGCCGATGCAAGCGCTGCCACCTACGCGCGCTTGAATGAAATCGCCGATATCGTGCTGCGCGCCGGTTTCCCGGTAGTGCTGGATGCCACGTTCCTCAAGCGCACACAACGCGACGCCGCCGCCAAGGTTGCCGAAGCCACCGGCGCACCGTTCCTGATCCTGGACTGCAACGCACCACAAGCCGTTATCGAGAGCTGGTTGGCACAACGTCAGGCCGACAAAAACGATCCGTCCGACGCAACACTGGCCATTATCGAAGAGCAACAGGCCAACCGCGAACCACTGAGCGCCGAGGAACTGCTCCTGAGCAAACGCGTCGAAACCAATGAAAGCGGGACACTGGACGCTTTGGTCGCGCACATCCGTCAGCGCCTGCCTGGGCTGTAA
- a CDS encoding pentapeptide repeat-containing protein yields the protein MSQPKLLDTPLYSLLHKDDIRGFNLERPKGGTIDMRGGDFRGLDLRELEAAGVDFTDAYFRSADLRGLDLRECSLEGASLAHAQISGTYFPPELTADEILMSVNFGTRLRYRTK from the coding sequence ATGAGTCAGCCGAAGCTTCTTGATACACCGCTCTACTCGCTCCTGCATAAAGACGATATTCGCGGCTTCAACCTGGAGCGCCCAAAAGGCGGCACGATCGACATGCGCGGTGGCGACTTCCGAGGGCTGGATTTACGCGAACTGGAAGCCGCGGGCGTGGACTTCACCGACGCCTATTTCCGCTCGGCCGATTTACGCGGCCTGGATCTGCGCGAGTGCTCGCTCGAAGGCGCCAGCCTGGCCCATGCACAGATCTCCGGTACTTACTTCCCGCCCGAACTGACCGCCGACGAGATCCTCATGTCGGTCAATTTCGGTACACGCCTGCGTTATCGCACCAAGTAA
- a CDS encoding heme ABC transporter ATP-binding protein, with protein sequence MLRVEDLQIRRGRKTVLADVTLELLPGEVLGVLGPNGAGKSTLLGALCGELLPDQGGVWLDQRPLSEWSGSQRAQRLAVLPQSSSLEFAFRVEEVVGMGRLPHQTGRMRDDEIIAAALLAADVGHLSGRSYLALSGGERQRVHLARVLAQLWPGEAGQTLLLDEPTSMLDPLHQHTTLQAIRTFADRGAAVLVILHDLNLAARYCDRILLLEAGRPHALDTPAQVMQPEPLKAVFGLDVLVQPHPERGHPLIIAR encoded by the coding sequence ATGCTGCGTGTGGAAGACCTGCAGATCCGTCGCGGCCGCAAAACCGTGCTGGCGGATGTCACCCTGGAGCTGCTGCCGGGTGAAGTACTCGGTGTGCTGGGCCCCAATGGCGCGGGCAAAAGCACGTTGCTCGGTGCGTTGTGCGGTGAGTTGCTGCCGGATCAGGGCGGCGTATGGTTGGATCAGCGCCCGCTGAGCGAGTGGAGTGGTTCGCAGCGCGCGCAACGTTTGGCGGTGTTGCCGCAGTCTTCGTCCCTGGAGTTTGCCTTTCGCGTCGAAGAAGTCGTGGGCATGGGCCGCTTGCCCCATCAGACCGGGCGGATGCGCGATGATGAAATCATCGCAGCGGCCCTGCTGGCGGCGGATGTCGGGCATTTGAGCGGTCGCAGTTATCTCGCCTTGTCCGGCGGCGAGCGTCAACGCGTGCACCTGGCGCGAGTCCTGGCGCAGCTGTGGCCGGGGGAGGCTGGGCAGACATTGTTGCTGGATGAGCCGACATCGATGCTCGACCCCTTGCATCAACATACGACCTTGCAGGCTATCCGCACCTTCGCCGATCGCGGCGCGGCAGTGTTGGTGATTCTTCACGACCTGAATCTGGCGGCGCGTTACTGTGACCGGATCTTGCTGCTGGAGGCGGGGCGTCCCCATGCCCTGGATACGCCAGCACAGGTGATGCAGCCGGAGCCGCTCAAGGCAGTGTTCGGTTTGGATGTGTTGGTACAGCCGCATCCGGAACGGGGGCATCCGCTGATCATTGCGCGCTGA
- a CDS encoding pyridoxal phosphate-dependent aminotransferase, which yields MVQPYSARSRAIEPFHVMALLARANELQAAGHDVIHLEIGEPDFTTAEPIIRAGQAALANGKTRYTAARGLPELREAISGFYQQRYGLNIDPERILITPGGSGALLLASSLLVDPGKHWLLADPGYPCNRHFLRLVEGAAQLVPVGPDVRYQLTAELVARHWDQDSVGALVASPANPTGTILTRDELAGLSTAIKARHGHLVVDEIYHGLTYGTDAASVLEVDDDAFVLNSFSKYFGMTGWRLGWLVAPPAAVGELEKLAQNLYISAPSMAQHAALACFTPDTLSILEERRAEFGRRRDFLLPALRELGFGIAVEPEGAFYLYADISAFGGDAFAFCRHFLETEHVAFTPGLDFGRHQASHHVRFAYTQNLERLQEAVDRIAHGLRSWQG from the coding sequence ATGGTCCAGCCCTACAGTGCGCGCAGTCGCGCCATCGAACCTTTTCATGTCATGGCGTTACTGGCACGTGCCAATGAGCTGCAGGCCGCCGGGCATGACGTGATCCACCTGGAAATCGGCGAGCCGGACTTCACCACCGCCGAGCCGATTATCCGTGCCGGCCAGGCGGCGCTGGCCAATGGCAAGACCCGTTACACCGCAGCCCGCGGCCTACCTGAGTTGCGCGAAGCGATCAGCGGTTTCTACCAGCAACGTTACGGCTTGAATATCGACCCGGAGCGCATCCTGATCACGCCTGGGGGCTCAGGTGCATTGTTGTTGGCCAGCAGCTTGTTGGTGGATCCGGGCAAGCACTGGTTGCTGGCCGACCCTGGCTACCCGTGCAACCGCCACTTCCTGCGGCTGGTGGAGGGCGCGGCGCAGTTGGTGCCGGTGGGCCCGGACGTGCGCTACCAACTGACCGCCGAGCTGGTGGCCAGGCATTGGGACCAGGACAGTGTGGGCGCGCTGGTCGCTTCCCCTGCCAACCCGACCGGCACCATTCTCACGCGCGACGAACTGGCTGGCTTGTCGACGGCAATCAAGGCGCGTCACGGTCACTTGGTGGTGGACGAGATTTACCACGGCCTCACCTACGGCACCGATGCCGCCAGCGTGCTCGAAGTGGACGATGACGCCTTCGTCCTGAATAGTTTTTCGAAGTATTTCGGCATGACCGGCTGGCGCCTGGGTTGGCTGGTAGCACCACCGGCTGCAGTCGGGGAGTTGGAGAAACTCGCGCAGAACCTCTACATCAGCGCACCCAGCATGGCCCAGCATGCCGCGCTCGCGTGTTTCACCCCGGACACCCTGAGCATCCTCGAGGAGCGCCGCGCCGAATTCGGCCGTCGTCGCGACTTCCTGCTGCCGGCCCTGCGTGAACTGGGTTTTGGCATTGCGGTTGAGCCGGAGGGGGCGTTCTATTTGTATGCCGATATCAGCGCGTTCGGTGGTGATGCCTTCGCGTTCTGTCGACACTTCCTTGAAACCGAACATGTGGCGTTTACGCCGGGGCTGGATTTCGGTCGCCATCAGGCCAGCCATCATGTGCGTTTTGCCTACACGCAAAACCTTGAGCGGCTACAAGAGGCGGTGGATCGGATCGCCCATGGGTTGCGGAGCTGGCAAGGCTGA
- a CDS encoding TfoX/Sxy family protein, with protein MNDELQHLKNLGKTSAQWLHAVGIHSASDLRRLGAVDAYRAVRTRGFRASKVLLYAIEGALMDVHWNDIPAERKEALNRQLDAISARQKN; from the coding sequence ATGAACGATGAGCTGCAACACCTGAAAAACCTCGGCAAGACGTCAGCACAATGGCTGCATGCGGTGGGCATCCACAGTGCGTCCGACCTGCGACGCCTGGGCGCGGTCGACGCCTACCGAGCTGTACGGACTCGCGGGTTCCGCGCATCGAAAGTCTTGCTGTATGCAATTGAAGGGGCGTTGATGGATGTTCACTGGAATGACATTCCAGCCGAGCGCAAGGAAGCGTTGAACCGTCAATTGGATGCTATCTCGGCGCGCCAGAAGAATTAG
- a CDS encoding YqcC family protein, producing MDARFPAIAEQLLLIERELRVQGWWDEVSPGIEALSSVEPFSVDTLDFHQWLQWIFLVRMKQILEQDLPLPNASGILEMAEMVYADRPRESLGLRNALKKFDQLIVDAR from the coding sequence ATGGATGCACGGTTTCCCGCAATTGCCGAGCAATTATTGCTGATCGAGCGCGAATTGCGCGTGCAGGGCTGGTGGGACGAGGTGTCCCCCGGCATTGAAGCGCTCAGCAGTGTCGAGCCGTTTTCGGTGGATACCCTGGACTTCCACCAGTGGCTGCAATGGATCTTCCTGGTGCGCATGAAGCAGATCCTCGAACAGGACCTGCCGCTGCCCAACGCCTCGGGGATCCTGGAGATGGCGGAAATGGTCTACGCCGACCGTCCGCGTGAGAGCCTCGGATTGCGTAACGCGCTGAAAAAGTTCGACCAATTGATCGTCGACGCTCGTTAA
- the sfsA gene encoding DNA/RNA nuclease SfsA, with protein MRFNPPLEEARLIRRYKRFLTDIETVGGELLTIHCPNTGSMLNCMVEGGQVWFSRSNDPKRKLPGTWEIAETPQGRLACVNTARANQLVEEALHAGVIAELNGFTALKREVPYGQEKSRIDFRLEYPDGVAYVEVKSVTLGFDGSAVAAFPDAVTQRGAKHLRELAHLAREGVRAVQLYCVNLSGIEAVRPAVEIDPAYAAALREAKAAGVQVLAYGVRVTPQEVCVERRLDVLLD; from the coding sequence ATGCGTTTTAATCCTCCCCTCGAAGAAGCGCGGCTGATCCGTCGTTACAAGCGCTTTCTCACCGATATCGAAACCGTTGGCGGCGAGTTGCTGACTATTCACTGCCCGAACACTGGCTCGATGCTCAACTGCATGGTGGAAGGCGGGCAGGTGTGGTTCAGTCGTTCCAATGACCCCAAGCGCAAGCTGCCCGGCACCTGGGAAATCGCCGAGACACCCCAGGGCCGCCTGGCCTGCGTCAATACGGCACGCGCCAATCAGTTGGTCGAGGAGGCGTTGCACGCCGGGGTGATCGCTGAGCTCAATGGCTTCACCGCACTCAAGCGTGAAGTGCCGTACGGCCAGGAGAAAAGCCGCATCGATTTTCGCCTGGAATACCCCGACGGTGTGGCTTATGTGGAAGTCAAAAGTGTCACCCTGGGCTTCGATGGCAGTGCGGTCGCGGCGTTCCCGGACGCGGTAACGCAGCGCGGAGCCAAGCATCTGCGCGAGTTGGCGCACTTGGCCCGCGAAGGGGTACGGGCGGTGCAGTTGTATTGCGTCAACCTCTCGGGGATTGAGGCGGTGCGCCCGGCCGTGGAAATTGATCCCGCTTACGCGGCGGCATTGCGTGAGGCCAAGGCTGCCGGTGTACAAGTGTTGGCGTATGGCGTACGGGTCACGCCGCAGGAAGTATGCGTAGAGCGTCGCCTGGACGTACTGCTCGACTAG
- a CDS encoding hemin ABC transporter substrate-binding protein: MRLSASAIALVVGLLFNLGAHASERPQRWVSAGGALSEWVTALGGESKLVGVDTTSQHPASLKALPSIGYQRQLSAEGILSLRPQILVGTEEMGPPPVLAQIRSAGVQVEMFSAQPDLPTLKGTLQHLGKLLGDEAKANELFSGYEQALDQQKNWLTKAQATQKAPGVLLLLGHSGGKPLIAGKDTAADWVLQQAGGRNLATHSGYKPFSVESLAGLSPDVLVFSDRALSGDAARAALFRENPILAATPAAKGGRVFELDPTLLVGGLGPRLPQSLKQLSAGFYPSQAKPAP, translated from the coding sequence ATGCGCTTGAGTGCCAGCGCTATTGCGCTTGTTGTCGGACTGCTGTTCAACCTCGGGGCACACGCCTCTGAACGGCCACAACGCTGGGTCAGTGCCGGTGGGGCGCTTTCGGAGTGGGTGACGGCCCTGGGGGGCGAGTCGAAGCTGGTGGGGGTGGACACCACAAGCCAGCATCCGGCCTCACTCAAGGCCTTGCCGAGTATTGGTTATCAACGACAACTGTCGGCGGAGGGCATCCTGAGCCTGCGTCCACAGATTCTGGTGGGCACCGAGGAGATGGGGCCGCCGCCGGTGCTGGCGCAGATCCGCAGCGCGGGCGTGCAGGTGGAGATGTTCTCGGCCCAGCCGGATCTGCCGACGCTGAAGGGCACCCTCCAGCACTTGGGCAAGTTGCTGGGTGATGAAGCCAAGGCCAATGAGTTGTTTAGCGGATATGAGCAGGCTCTGGATCAGCAGAAGAACTGGTTGACCAAGGCCCAAGCCACGCAAAAGGCCCCGGGTGTATTGCTGTTGCTCGGCCATTCGGGTGGCAAGCCGCTGATTGCCGGCAAGGATACGGCGGCGGACTGGGTGTTGCAGCAGGCCGGTGGACGCAACCTGGCGACCCACAGTGGTTACAAGCCGTTTTCGGTAGAGTCGCTGGCTGGCTTGAGCCCTGATGTGCTGGTGTTCTCTGATCGCGCCCTGAGCGGTGATGCGGCGCGGGCGGCCCTGTTCAGGGAGAACCCGATCCTGGCTGCAACCCCGGCGGCTAAAGGGGGACGGGTGTTTGAGCTGGACCCCACGCTCTTGGTCGGTGGGCTTGGGCCGCGCTTGCCGCAAAGCCTCAAGCAATTGTCCGCCGGGTTTTATCCGTCCCAGGCCAAGCCTGCCCCATGA
- a CDS encoding iron ABC transporter permease, translating into MLAIWLSLALGPVSLPLLDTLRAALRLMGAPVEAQGLEQAELILGQIRLPRTLLGLAVGGVLALSGVAMQGLFRNPLADPGLVGVSSGAALGAAIAIVGGAFFGGLPQAFGPYLLSLCAFLGGLGVTALVYRLGRHNGQTNVATMLLAGIALTALAGSAVGLFTYLADDATLRTLTFWNLGSLNGASYSRLWPLLLVSAAVALWLPRRAKALNALLLGESEASHLGVDVERLKRELVFCTALGVGAAVAAAGMIGFVGLVVPHLVRLLAGPDHRVLLPASVLAGASLLLFADLVARLALAPAELPIGIVTAFIGAPFFLYLLLRGRA; encoded by the coding sequence GTGTTGGCGATTTGGCTCTCATTGGCCCTGGGGCCGGTCAGCCTGCCGTTGTTGGATACGCTCCGCGCGGCTTTGCGCTTGATGGGCGCCCCTGTCGAGGCCCAAGGGCTGGAGCAGGCGGAGCTGATCCTGGGGCAGATCCGTTTGCCGCGTACGTTGCTGGGGCTGGCGGTGGGCGGGGTGCTCGCGTTGTCGGGCGTGGCGATGCAGGGCCTGTTTCGCAATCCGCTGGCGGACCCGGGGCTGGTCGGGGTGTCGAGCGGCGCGGCGTTGGGGGCGGCGATTGCGATTGTCGGCGGCGCTTTTTTTGGCGGTTTGCCGCAAGCGTTCGGCCCTTATTTGTTGTCATTGTGTGCGTTTCTCGGTGGCTTGGGGGTCACCGCACTGGTGTATCGGCTGGGGCGGCATAACGGGCAGACGAACGTCGCGACAATGCTGCTGGCCGGCATCGCTCTTACGGCGCTCGCGGGTTCGGCGGTGGGGCTGTTTACTTATCTGGCGGACGACGCCACCTTGCGCACCCTGACCTTCTGGAACCTGGGCAGCCTCAATGGCGCCAGCTATTCGCGGCTGTGGCCGTTGCTGCTGGTGAGTGCCGCTGTCGCGTTGTGGCTGCCGCGTCGGGCCAAGGCCTTGAATGCGCTGCTGCTGGGCGAGTCCGAGGCCAGCCATCTCGGGGTTGATGTTGAGCGGCTCAAGCGCGAGTTGGTGTTCTGTACGGCCCTCGGTGTGGGCGCAGCCGTGGCGGCGGCGGGGATGATCGGATTTGTCGGCTTGGTGGTGCCGCATCTGGTGCGATTGCTGGCGGGGCCGGATCATCGGGTGTTGCTGCCGGCGTCGGTGCTGGCGGGGGCGAGTTTGTTGCTGTTTGCCGACTTGGTGGCCAGGCTGGCTTTGGCGCCGGCGGAGTTGCCCATCGGTATTGTGACTGCGTTTATCGGCGCGCCATTTTTTCTCTACCTGTTGTTGCGGGGGCGTGCCTGA
- a CDS encoding Rieske 2Fe-2S domain-containing protein, producing the protein MKFLCPSDTLAPDSSRGFEIDGCKLLVVRRDGVAYFYINRCPHRGIPLEWQPDQFLDTSASLIKCATHGALFLIESGECIYGPCAGQSLTALPGREDAQGLWVEL; encoded by the coding sequence ATGAAGTTTCTCTGCCCCTCCGACACCCTCGCCCCCGACAGCAGCCGCGGTTTTGAAATCGATGGCTGCAAACTGTTGGTGGTGCGCCGTGACGGCGTTGCCTACTTCTACATCAATCGCTGCCCTCATCGCGGCATCCCGCTGGAATGGCAGCCGGACCAGTTCCTTGACACCAGCGCCAGCCTGATCAAGTGCGCCACCCACGGCGCCTTGTTCCTGATCGAAAGTGGCGAGTGCATCTACGGCCCGTGCGCCGGCCAAAGCCTCACCGCCCTGCCCGGCCGTGAAGACGCACAGGGCTTGTGGGTGGAACTCTAG
- the mrcB gene encoding penicillin-binding protein 1B: protein MTRTRSPRSRKKPPSRGLRPWLGWALKLSLVGLVVLAGFAVYLDAVVQEKFSGKRWTIPAKVYARPLELFNGQKLSKDDFLTELDALGYRREPVSNGPGAAAVSGNTVDLNTRGFQFYEGLEKAQPVRVRFSGDYVAELSSLNGSKLPVVRLEPLMIGGIYPKNLEDRILIKLDQVPPYLLETLVAVEDRDFYSHWGVSPKSIARAIWVNTSGGKMTQGGSTLTQQLVKNFYLTNERSLTRKLTEAMMAMLLEVHYSKQEILEAYLNEVFVGQDGQRAVHGFGLASQFFFGQPLSELKLHQVALLVGMVKGPSYYNPRRNPERALERRNLVLDVLEQQGVATAEQVAAAKKMPLGVTTRGKLADSSFPGFIDLVKRQLREDYRDEDLTEEGLRIFTSFDPILQMKAEASVNDTFKRMTGRKGADEVEAAMVVTNPETGEVQALVGSRLASFAGFNRALDAVRPIGSLVKPAVYLTALEKPSKYTLTSWLSDDPLSVKGGDGQVWTPQNFDRRSHGTVFLYQGLAHSYNISTSRLGLEVGVPNVLKTLARLGITREFPAFPSILLGAGAMTPMEVATMYQTLANGGFNTPMRGIRSVLTAEGEPLKRYPFQIQQRFDAGSIYLIQNAMQRVMREGTGASVYRVLPSNLTLAGKTGTSNDSRDSWFAGFGQDVLAVVWMGRDDNGKTPFTGATGALQVWTSFMRKADPLPLNMPQPDNIVQAWIDPHTGQGSDANCPGAVQMPYIRGSEPPPGAACGGSLPADAESVMDWVKGWMN, encoded by the coding sequence ATGACTCGAACCCGATCTCCCCGTTCCCGTAAAAAACCTCCTTCCCGTGGCCTGCGCCCTTGGCTGGGCTGGGCGCTCAAGCTCAGCCTGGTGGGCCTTGTGGTCCTCGCCGGCTTCGCCGTGTATCTCGATGCCGTGGTGCAGGAGAAGTTCTCCGGCAAGCGCTGGACCATCCCGGCCAAGGTGTATGCGCGTCCATTGGAATTGTTCAATGGCCAGAAGCTGAGCAAGGATGACTTCCTCACCGAGCTTGATGCCTTGGGCTATCGCCGTGAGCCCGTGAGCAACGGCCCGGGCGCCGCTGCCGTCAGCGGCAATACCGTCGACCTGAACACCCGTGGCTTCCAGTTCTATGAAGGTCTGGAAAAAGCCCAGCCGGTGCGCGTGCGTTTCTCCGGCGACTATGTGGCCGAGTTGTCTTCCCTCAACGGTTCGAAGCTGCCGGTAGTGCGTCTGGAACCGCTGATGATCGGCGGGATTTATCCGAAGAACCTTGAAGATCGCATCCTGATCAAGCTCGACCAGGTGCCGCCGTACCTGCTCGAAACCCTGGTCGCCGTAGAAGACCGCGATTTCTACAGCCACTGGGGCGTCTCGCCGAAGTCGATTGCCCGTGCCATCTGGGTGAACACCTCCGGCGGCAAGATGACCCAGGGCGGCAGTACGCTGACGCAACAGTTGGTGAAGAACTTCTACCTGACCAACGAGCGCAGCCTGACCCGTAAGCTCACCGAAGCCATGATGGCGATGCTGCTGGAAGTGCATTACAGCAAGCAGGAAATCCTCGAGGCGTACCTCAATGAGGTGTTCGTCGGCCAGGATGGTCAGCGCGCGGTGCATGGTTTCGGTCTGGCCAGCCAGTTCTTCTTTGGCCAGCCGCTGTCCGAGCTGAAGCTGCATCAGGTCGCTTTGCTGGTGGGGATGGTCAAGGGCCCGTCCTACTACAACCCGCGTCGCAACCCGGAGCGTGCGCTGGAGCGTCGTAACCTGGTGCTTGATGTGCTTGAGCAGCAGGGCGTTGCCACTGCAGAACAAGTGGCTGCGGCGAAGAAGATGCCGCTGGGCGTGACCACGCGCGGCAAGTTGGCTGACAGTTCGTTCCCGGGCTTTATCGACCTGGTCAAGCGCCAGTTGCGTGAAGACTATCGCGACGAAGACTTGACCGAAGAGGGCCTGCGTATCTTCACCAGTTTCGACCCGATCCTGCAGATGAAGGCCGAGGCGTCGGTAAATGACACCTTCAAGCGCATGACCGGCCGCAAAGGCGCCGACGAAGTTGAAGCGGCCATGGTCGTGACCAACCCGGAGACCGGCGAGGTCCAGGCCCTGGTTGGCAGTCGCCTGGCCAGCTTTGCCGGGTTCAACCGCGCGCTGGATGCGGTGCGACCGATCGGCTCGCTGGTCAAGCCGGCGGTTTACCTGACCGCGCTGGAGAAGCCGAGCAAATACACGCTGACCAGTTGGTTGTCGGATGATCCGCTGTCGGTCAAAGGCGGGGATGGCCAGGTGTGGACGCCGCAAAACTTCGACCGCCGTTCCCACGGCACGGTTTTCCTGTACCAGGGCCTGGCGCACTCCTACAACATCTCCACTTCACGCCTTGGGCTTGAAGTGGGCGTGCCGAACGTGTTGAAAACCCTCGCACGCCTGGGCATTACCCGTGAGTTCCCGGCCTTCCCGTCGATCCTGTTGGGTGCCGGTGCGATGACGCCGATGGAAGTCGCGACGATGTACCAGACCCTGGCCAACGGCGGTTTCAATACGCCGATGCGTGGGATTCGGAGCGTGCTGACTGCCGAAGGCGAGCCGCTCAAGCGTTATCCGTTCCAGATCCAGCAGCGTTTCGATGCAGGCTCCATCTACCTGATCCAGAACGCCATGCAGCGCGTGATGCGTGAAGGTACGGGCGCCTCGGTCTATAGGGTGCTGCCGTCGAACCTGACACTGGCGGGCAAGACCGGCACCAGTAACGATTCGCGCGACAGCTGGTTCGCCGGTTTCGGCCAGGATGTGCTGGCGGTGGTGTGGATGGGCCGTGATGATAACGGCAAGACTCCGTTCACCGGCGCGACAGGTGCGTTGCAGGTCTGGACCAGTTTCATGCGCAAGGCCGACCCGCTGCCGTTGAACATGCCGCAGCCGGACAACATCGTGCAGGCCTGGATTGATCCGCACACGGGGCAGGGCTCTGACGCCAACTGTCCGGGTGCGGTACAGATGCCGTATATTCGCGGCAGCGAGCCACCACCCGGCGCCGCGTGCGGTGGCAGTTTGCCTGCTGACGCGGAGTCGGTGATGGATTGGGTCAAGGGCTGGATGAATTAA
- a CDS encoding M48 family metallopeptidase — MNKWLFPAITTLALLGGCSSVQRGSIPVVDSSTAVSNSDRISANGGFRQTVTNRPAQARPQAVPQDSGVVVMVPGAGAATSAPISAEPWTPGPSTSGPIDSTPIQSAPINQGTYNMPSTPSGIPSSSNSGGLSADEQLDGPVLALLTTAQQQQAGGDLNGASSSLERAQRVAPREPQVLYRLAQVRMAQGDAPQAEQFARRGLTLANGRPDLQANLWALIGDARAAQGDAAGAAQARQKGKVTY, encoded by the coding sequence GTGAACAAGTGGTTGTTTCCAGCTATTACAACTCTGGCTTTGCTCGGTGGTTGCTCCAGCGTGCAGCGCGGCTCCATCCCCGTGGTGGATTCGAGCACCGCTGTCTCCAACAGCGACCGTATCTCGGCCAATGGCGGTTTCCGCCAGACCGTGACCAACCGTCCCGCCCAGGCCCGGCCGCAGGCTGTGCCGCAGGATTCGGGCGTGGTGGTGATGGTGCCGGGTGCTGGCGCCGCGACATCGGCGCCCATCAGTGCCGAGCCGTGGACGCCGGGGCCAAGCACTTCCGGCCCGATCGATTCCACGCCGATCCAGTCGGCGCCGATCAACCAGGGCACCTACAATATGCCGTCGACGCCGAGTGGCATTCCGTCGTCGTCCAATTCCGGCGGCCTGTCGGCCGACGAGCAACTGGACGGCCCGGTGCTGGCGTTGTTGACCACTGCCCAGCAACAGCAGGCCGGTGGCGATTTGAACGGCGCATCGTCGAGTCTTGAGCGCGCCCAGCGTGTGGCACCTCGTGAGCCGCAAGTGTTGTATCGCCTGGCCCAGGTGCGCATGGCCCAGGGTGATGCGCCACAAGCCGAGCAGTTCGCCCGTCGTGGCCTGACGCTGGCCAATGGTCGCCCCGACCTGCAAGCCAACCTGTGGGCCCTGATCGGCGACGCGCGCGCCGCCCAGGGTGATGCCGCCGGTGCTGCTCAGGCGCGGCAGAAAGGCAAGGTCACGTACTGA